A stretch of Oncorhynchus mykiss isolate Arlee chromosome 12, USDA_OmykA_1.1, whole genome shotgun sequence DNA encodes these proteins:
- the LOC110537691 gene encoding tripartite motif-containing protein 16-like, producing the protein MATSMDSISCSICLDPLKDPVAIPCGHSYCMGCIKDYWDQDYQKGVYSCPQCRQTFIPRPVLNTNTLLAELVESLKKTGLQAAPLAHCYAGPGDVECDVCTGRKLKAVKSCLECLASYCETHLQPHYESPTFKKHKLVKASTQLQEKICSRHDKLLEMYCRTDQQIICYLCMIGDHKGHDTVSAESERAERQRQQGEKQRIQKIEKEMQTVRRSVKSLKRSAQAAVEESEKIFTELICTFERRCSEVKELIKAQEKAAVSQAEGLLKQLEQEIAKLRRRDAELEQLSHTEDHIHFLQTLQSLCVSPGSEALLSITVNQHVSFEDVKKSVSELKNQIEVICSGEIAMISAKMTKVQIFHPVEPCSLTSFSTPQSELLVGELASCRNDTTFQKIRPEPKTREEFLEYSCQLTLDPNTANNWLCLSEGNRKVTWNPWSNKAQPYPDHPDRFSTYEQVLCREGLSGTCYWEVEWSAFKAYIAISYKGIGRIGRGDECWFGGNDQSWSLVCCSLLGCYFYHNNKRTAIHVPRSSRIVGVYLDHRAGTLSFYSVSDTMTLLHRVQTTFNQPLYPGFWIYAGSSVKILNQ; encoded by the exons ATGGCAACATCCATGGATTCGATCAGTTGTTCGATCTGCCTGGATCCACTGAAGGATCCTGTGGCTATTCCCTGTGGACACAGCTACTGTATGGGTTGTATTAAGGATTACTGGGATCAGGATTACCAGAAGGGTGTCTACAGCTGCCCACAGTGCAGACAGACTTTCATTCCAAGGCCTGTTCTCAACACAAACACTTTGCTGGCTGAATTGGTGGAGAGTCTAAAGAAAACAGGGCTTCAAGCTGCTCCTCTTGCTCACTGTTAtgctggacctggagatgtggAGTGTGACGTCTGCACTGGGAGAAAACTCAAAGCCGTCAAGTCCTGTCTGGAGTGTCTGgcctcttactgtgagactcacctTCAACCTCACTATGAATCTCCTACATTTAAGAAGCACAAGCTGGTCAAAGCCTCCACACAGCTACAGGAGAAGATTTGCTCTCGTCATGACAAGCTGCTGGAAATGTACTGCCGTACCGATCAGCAAATTATCTGTTACCTCTGTATGATAGGTGATCATAAAGGCCACGATACAGTGTCAGCTGAATCAGAAAGGGCTGAGAGACAG AGGCAgcagggggagaaacagagaatccagaagatagagaaagagatgcaGACAGTTAGACGTTCTGTGAAGTCACTGAAG CGGTCTGCACAGGCAGCAGTAGAGGAGAGTGAGAAGATCTTTACTGAGCTAATCTGCACCTTTGAGAGAAGGTGTTCTgaggtgaaggagctgatcaAAGCCCAGGAGAAGGCAGCAGTGAGTCAGGCTGAAGGACTTCTGAAGCAACTGGAGCAGGAGATAGCCAAGCTGAGGAGGAGAGACGCTGAGCTGGAGCAGCTTTCGCACACAGAGGATCACATTCATTTCCTCCAG ACTTTGCAGTCCCTCTGCGTCTCTCCTGGATCTGAGGCCTTACTGAGCATCACTGTCAACCAACATGTCTCTTTTGAGGATGTGAAGAAATCAGTGTCTGAGCTGAAAAATCAAATAGAAGTTATCTGCTCTGGGGAAATTGCCATGATCTCTGCAAAAA TGACAAAAGTCCAAATTTTTCACCCCGTTGAGCCCTGTAGTCTCACGTCATTCAGCACGCCTCAGTCTGAACTGTTAGTTGGTGAACTAGCGTCATGTAGAAATGATACCACCTTTCAGAAGATAAGGCCTGAACCCAAGACCAGAGAAGAGTTCTTGGAAT ATTCCTGCCAGCTCACATTGGATCCCAACACAGCTAATAACTGGCTGTGTCTGTCAGAGGGGAATAGGAAGGTGACGTGGAATCCATGGAGTAATAAGGCCCAGCCTTATCctgaccatccagacagattTTCCACCTATGAACAAGTCCTAtgtagagagggtctgtctgGAACCTGCtactgggaggtagagtggagCGCATTCAAGGCTTATATAGCCATCTCATATAAAGGGATTGGCAGAATAGGACGTGGTGATGAGTGTTGGTTTGGAGGGAATGATCAGTCCTGGAGTTTGGTGTGTTGTTCTCTCCTTGGCTGTTATTTCTACCACAATAACAAACGGACTGCCATACATGTGCCCCGCTCTTCCAGAATAGTAGGAGTGTACCTGGACCATAGGGCAGGaactctgtccttctacagcgTCTCTGACACAATGACCCTCCTCCACAGAGTCCAGACCACATTTAATCAGCCCCTCTATCCTGGGTTCTGGATTTATGCTGGATCATCTGTAAAGATACTGAACCAGTGA
- the LOC110537692 gene encoding out at first protein homolog isoform X1, which translates to MSFRMFAREISPPVRISLLVVTLVSLGICSELKVRVRLSDGLIGEEILDANRENDDITVEFKQGDGTHITVVFDFKRDVRIVRALILGEPEQGQNQYQVLCFVSRLDHHEIIPTESMARLRQLFCDGILQKNPHLVRTAEEKRGVEHLHMDMVVNVSHAGHLNTLIHNVCKEAHEGFYTRTADTKHWLDKGIEAIEFEPLPQTVDVSGLQRCPSTLDPWQPCFCSYHLRLEWLPCLLKYCRSRRGAAGRTNPYKCGIRSCSKGYRFDYYVPHKQLCPWDEET; encoded by the exons ATGAGTTTCAGAATGTTTGCAAGGGAGATATCGCCACCAGTTCGGATTTCTCTACTAGTGGTAACTCTTGTATCGCTTGGGATTTGTTCAGAACTAAAAGTACGAGTGCGTTTAAGTGATGGACTAATtggggaggagattttggacgcCAACCGTGAGAATGATGACATTACAGTCGAGTTCAAGCAAGGAGATGGTACTCATATTACTGTGGTATTTGATTTCAAACGG GATGTGAGGATCGTCCGAGCTCTGATCCTGGGGGAGCCAGAGCAAGGCCAGAACCAATACCAGGTGCTGTGCTTTGTCTCGCGCCTCGATCACCACGAGATCATCCCCACTGAGTCCATGGCTCGCCTCAGACAG CTGTTCTGTGATGGGATTCTACAGAAGAACCCCCACTTGGTGCGCACGGCAGAGGAGAAGCGTGGGGTGGAACACCTCCACATGGACATGGTGGTGAACGTGAGTCATGCAGGGCACCTCAACACACTCATCCACAACGTGTGTAAGGAGGCCCATGAGGGGTTTTATACCCGGACAGCTGACACCAAGCATTGGCTGGATAAAG GAATAGAGGCCATTGAGTTTGAGCCCCTGCCCCAGACAGTGGACGTCTCTGGTCTGCAGCGATGCCCCTCCACTCTGGACCCGTGGCAGCCATGCTTCTGCAGCTATCACCTACGTCTGGAGTGGCTCCCCTGCCTGCTCAAATACTGCCGCAGCCGCCGGGGCGCGGCTGGAAGGACCAACCCGTACAAGTGTGGCATCAGGAGCTGCAGCAAGGGCTACCGCTTTGACTACTACGTCCCCCATAAACAGCTCTGCCCATGGGATGAGGAGACCTAA
- the LOC110537692 gene encoding out at first protein homolog isoform X2, with protein MSFRMFAREISPPVRISLLVVTLVSLGICSELKVRVRLSDGLIGEEILDANRENDDITVEFKQGDGTHITVVFDFKRDVRIVRALILGEPEQGQNQYQVLCFVSRLDHHEIIPTESMARLRQKNPHLVRTAEEKRGVEHLHMDMVVNVSHAGHLNTLIHNVCKEAHEGFYTRTADTKHWLDKGIEAIEFEPLPQTVDVSGLQRCPSTLDPWQPCFCSYHLRLEWLPCLLKYCRSRRGAAGRTNPYKCGIRSCSKGYRFDYYVPHKQLCPWDEET; from the exons ATGAGTTTCAGAATGTTTGCAAGGGAGATATCGCCACCAGTTCGGATTTCTCTACTAGTGGTAACTCTTGTATCGCTTGGGATTTGTTCAGAACTAAAAGTACGAGTGCGTTTAAGTGATGGACTAATtggggaggagattttggacgcCAACCGTGAGAATGATGACATTACAGTCGAGTTCAAGCAAGGAGATGGTACTCATATTACTGTGGTATTTGATTTCAAACGG GATGTGAGGATCGTCCGAGCTCTGATCCTGGGGGAGCCAGAGCAAGGCCAGAACCAATACCAGGTGCTGTGCTTTGTCTCGCGCCTCGATCACCACGAGATCATCCCCACTGAGTCCATGGCTCGCCTCAGACAG AAGAACCCCCACTTGGTGCGCACGGCAGAGGAGAAGCGTGGGGTGGAACACCTCCACATGGACATGGTGGTGAACGTGAGTCATGCAGGGCACCTCAACACACTCATCCACAACGTGTGTAAGGAGGCCCATGAGGGGTTTTATACCCGGACAGCTGACACCAAGCATTGGCTGGATAAAG GAATAGAGGCCATTGAGTTTGAGCCCCTGCCCCAGACAGTGGACGTCTCTGGTCTGCAGCGATGCCCCTCCACTCTGGACCCGTGGCAGCCATGCTTCTGCAGCTATCACCTACGTCTGGAGTGGCTCCCCTGCCTGCTCAAATACTGCCGCAGCCGCCGGGGCGCGGCTGGAAGGACCAACCCGTACAAGTGTGGCATCAGGAGCTGCAGCAAGGGCTACCGCTTTGACTACTACGTCCCCCATAAACAGCTCTGCCCATGGGATGAGGAGACCTAA